A window from Leuconostoc mesenteroides subsp. mesenteroides encodes these proteins:
- a CDS encoding type IV secretion system protein VirB4, which translates to MRTSLNTAKRSALKARGYNLELIEEVQNPGGIEFHTTYFDDGMASSAIINVYDYPKNEQLQGWFKELINHKNTIVDIKIGTENKFEVQKALETATNTLRSKARSEVTSQGDALEAEQDADITLQDLNDARNGREIYKRVYVRLLVSDVSPEELRRRVKEIQQQLSNYRMKVYPSEQLTHFQQFFMPAMSIENQTIKDKGFPMKAYALAGSYAFNQTFIAHPRGSYMGLTMQRGEVMYDPSYNDHRTQLTAYNLVVGGERSGKSSFAKKNLGPLVSRGDTVWVFDKSNEWRDLVNYYYGVTLTLDGSQNIINLMQVFGTVLDANGNVDVIASFNQHRTKVITYYATLNPQADKKELEMLGNLITDFYVERRMWSLSPKDNPQDLRVIGLRNEDYPILEDFQTFLETRNMLTRNMTQPAVERLDNILSTISSLIQNHGDMVNGVTTMPDLSGERLIRFDTSGLSRLEDDLYNAQYFTILSLMESYITINGTQQRERIKRGEVSTQANNNGNPPKYFWWIQDEADDIFNAKHSLGITFGDNMMAQHGKDFFGMFAIFPGLKNVVPTGNASDTEASRAASSFFGRFPKQTIGRLSKTDTTRLRSVVSETNITDGQLQALQGLDQGDFLMNLVGKQATFMHVDLNDSEINLFGGGL; encoded by the coding sequence ATGCGCACAAGTTTAAATACCGCGAAACGTTCCGCATTGAAAGCACGCGGCTATAATTTAGAACTCATTGAGGAAGTTCAAAACCCTGGTGGCATTGAATTTCATACTACTTACTTTGATGATGGTATGGCAAGCAGTGCCATTATCAACGTCTATGACTATCCCAAAAATGAACAATTACAAGGTTGGTTTAAAGAGTTAATCAATCATAAAAATACAATTGTAGACATCAAAATTGGGACTGAAAACAAGTTTGAGGTGCAAAAAGCACTGGAAACAGCCACTAACACGTTGCGTAGTAAGGCCCGCAGTGAGGTGACCTCACAAGGTGACGCGTTGGAAGCCGAACAAGATGCTGATATTACACTCCAAGATTTGAATGATGCGCGCAATGGTCGTGAAATTTACAAACGTGTTTATGTCCGTCTATTAGTGAGTGATGTCTCGCCAGAAGAATTACGTCGTCGTGTTAAAGAAATTCAACAACAGCTTTCTAACTATCGCATGAAAGTTTATCCTTCTGAGCAGTTAACGCACTTTCAACAGTTCTTTATGCCCGCCATGAGCATAGAAAATCAAACCATTAAAGACAAAGGTTTCCCAATGAAAGCCTATGCTTTGGCTGGTTCTTATGCCTTTAACCAAACCTTCATTGCTCATCCTCGCGGTTCATACATGGGCTTAACAATGCAACGTGGTGAGGTTATGTATGATCCCAGCTACAATGACCATCGTACGCAATTAACCGCTTATAACCTAGTTGTGGGTGGTGAGCGCTCAGGTAAAAGCTCGTTTGCCAAAAAGAACTTGGGGCCATTAGTTTCTCGGGGTGATACAGTTTGGGTATTTGATAAGTCTAATGAATGGCGTGATCTCGTCAATTATTATTACGGTGTCACTTTGACACTTGATGGCAGTCAAAACATCATTAATTTGATGCAAGTATTTGGCACTGTCTTAGACGCTAATGGCAATGTTGATGTCATTGCTAGCTTCAACCAACACCGAACAAAGGTGATTACTTATTACGCGACACTTAATCCACAAGCCGACAAGAAAGAATTGGAAATGTTAGGGAACTTGATCACCGACTTCTATGTTGAACGGCGTATGTGGTCATTGAGTCCAAAAGATAACCCACAAGATCTACGCGTGATTGGGCTACGAAATGAAGACTATCCAATTCTCGAAGATTTTCAAACTTTCCTAGAAACCAGAAACATGCTGACGCGCAACATGACACAACCTGCCGTAGAACGTTTGGATAATATCTTATCAACGATTAGCAGCCTAATTCAAAACCACGGTGACATGGTGAATGGTGTGACTACCATGCCTGATTTGTCTGGTGAGCGTTTGATTCGCTTTGATACTAGTGGTCTTTCAAGATTAGAGGATGATCTATACAACGCGCAATACTTTACTATTTTGTCTTTGATGGAAAGCTACATCACGATTAATGGCACACAACAACGTGAACGCATTAAACGTGGTGAGGTCTCCACTCAAGCCAACAACAATGGTAATCCACCAAAATACTTCTGGTGGATACAGGATGAGGCGGATGATATTTTCAACGCTAAACACTCATTAGGCATTACCTTCGGTGACAATATGATGGCACAACATGGTAAAGATTTCTTCGGTATGTTTGCTATCTTCCCAGGACTCAAAAACGTTGTCCCAACGGGCAATGCCTCAGATACTGAGGCTAGCCGTGCCGCATCTTCATTCTTTGGCCGATTCCCAAAGCAAACCATTGGTCGGCTTTCAAAAACAGATACCACCCGTTTACGTAGTG